A genomic window from Pseudogulbenkiania sp. MAI-1 includes:
- the nth gene encoding endonuclease III — protein sequence MNAAKRREIFRRLRELNPEPRTELEYSTPFELLIAVVLSAQATDVGVNKATRLLFPVANTPAALLALGEEGLAEYIKTIGLYRTKAKNVIATCRLLLEKHGGEVPQTRVELEALPGVGRKTANVVLNTAFGHATMAVDTHIFRVANRTRLAPGKDVREVEDKLMKVVPAEYLVDAHHWLILHGRYICKARRPECERCPIVDLCEYPAKTV from the coding sequence GTGAACGCCGCCAAACGCCGCGAAATTTTCCGCCGGCTGCGCGAACTGAATCCGGAACCGCGTACCGAACTGGAATACAGCACGCCGTTCGAACTGCTGATCGCCGTGGTGCTGTCGGCCCAGGCCACCGATGTCGGCGTCAACAAGGCCACGCGCCTGTTGTTCCCCGTCGCCAACACCCCGGCCGCCCTGCTCGCGCTGGGCGAGGAAGGGCTCGCCGAGTACATCAAGACCATCGGTCTCTACCGCACCAAGGCCAAGAACGTCATCGCCACCTGCCGTCTGCTGCTGGAAAAGCACGGCGGCGAGGTGCCGCAAACACGCGTGGAACTGGAAGCCTTGCCCGGCGTCGGCCGCAAGACCGCCAACGTGGTGCTGAACACTGCCTTCGGTCATGCCACCATGGCGGTCGACACCCACATCTTCCGCGTCGCCAACCGGACCAGGCTGGCCCCCGGCAAGGACGTGCGCGAGGTGGAAGACAAGCTGATGAAGGTGGTACCGGCCGAATACCTGGTCGACGCCCACCACTGGCTGATCCTGCACGGCCGCTATATCTGCAAGGCTCGCCGCCCCGAATGCGAGCGCTGTCCCATCGTCGATCTCTGTGAATACCCAGCAAAAACGGTATGA
- the rsxB gene encoding electron transport complex subunit RsxB, translating to MDSDSMPVITLVERIDALLPQTQCGQCGHAGCRPYAEALAEGRDPINRCPPGGEDGIRALAELLERPVIPFAADGPQPKPRALAFIREDSCIGCTLCIQACPVDAIVGAAKQMHTVIAAECTGCELCVAPCPVDCIDLVPVTDPDDAKREQVMARAQQARKRYEQHQARKARDQAEKAQRLAERAAVAAPAATPATTGTASSAPRSSAVDKNELIRKAMERAAAMRAAKEEADKDKQ from the coding sequence GTGGACTCCGACAGCATGCCCGTGATCACTCTCGTCGAACGGATCGACGCCCTTCTGCCCCAGACCCAGTGTGGCCAGTGCGGCCACGCCGGTTGCCGGCCGTATGCCGAGGCGCTGGCGGAAGGACGCGACCCGATCAACCGTTGCCCGCCGGGCGGCGAGGACGGCATCCGGGCGCTGGCGGAGTTGCTCGAACGGCCGGTCATCCCGTTCGCCGCCGACGGCCCGCAGCCCAAGCCGCGCGCGCTGGCCTTCATCCGGGAAGACAGCTGTATCGGCTGTACCCTGTGCATCCAGGCCTGTCCGGTGGACGCCATCGTCGGCGCGGCCAAACAGATGCACACCGTCATCGCGGCCGAATGCACCGGCTGCGAACTGTGCGTCGCCCCCTGTCCGGTGGACTGCATCGATCTGGTGCCGGTGACCGACCCGGACGACGCAAAGCGCGAACAGGTGATGGCGCGCGCCCAGCAGGCGCGCAAACGCTACGAACAACACCAGGCACGCAAGGCGCGCGACCAAGCCGAAAAGGCCCAACGGCTGGCCGAGCGCGCCGCCGTGGCGGCCCCGGCAGCGACTCCGGCCACCACCGGCACGGCCAGTTCGGCACCCCGGTCGTCCGCCGTCGACAAGAACGAACTGATCCGCAAGGCGATGGAGCGCGCGGCCGCCATGCGTGCCGCCAAGGAAGAAGCCGACAAGGACAAGCAGTGA